The Mercenaria mercenaria strain notata chromosome 6, MADL_Memer_1, whole genome shotgun sequence genome contains the following window.
TTATGGTAGTATATGCTCAGTCACAACATGCTAGGTACATTTTTTGGATATGTAAGTAAATGCAttctatttacatttttattctccACGAGTCTATAAAATAGTCAGACTTAGTCTAATAAGTATGAACAATAACGGCATGAAAGTTTGTGCCAAATATATCCATATCTTAAAACGTGTTTCACCTAGAATCATTAAAACTTATAGGAATACTATTAAGCATGTGAAATTACGCGCCTGGGATTTGTTTGTGATTTCACTCCGCCAGCCTAAAGTTATGGTCcatgactttgtcaaaatatgctTAAGGGTCCTAAACATTTGAGGAGCACATACCttataaaagtatttgacctagaatcatgaCACATTAGGAGGTTGTTATACAGTATGTGTATTATGTACTTGATATTTTGtttaggatttcactcagccagaccttACTTACGACATCCattgattttgtcaaaattaaaggCCTAAAAGTTAGTGGCAATAATCTCAAGAggtatttgacctacagtcatgAAACGTTAATTAAACGTTTCTCAGCATAtcaagttgtgcatctggggttatATTTGGGATTGAGTCCATCAGATGTCTTCTATAACTttcttttgatacatgtataggTGGACTTAATCTACTAATAGCCACTTCATGAAAACTACTTTTTGCTCTAAATaccataaagaaaaaaacatcctATTATGTGCGACCAGTGTACATAATATATATCATGTGAAAAAGGGTTCCCAAATAATATGCAACTgggtaaatatataattatataacgtgcagcttttgattggttgatgataattttaaaattagTCAGTCGCACTGATGTATGGTTAGAATAACCTCCAAACCAAGTTTCAGAATCTCAGAGCCATTTCTTCTCTTGTTGAGATTCCTGAAATGAAATGGTGGTTTCTTATTTCAGCTCAATACTTTGAAACAGCGAAAACAACTCCTACTCCTACTACCactacaaaaacaataacatcTACACCggcaacaacaagaacaacaacaacaccaacgACAACAACAACTAAAGTTACTACTCAAGGTGATCATAATCCATCTCAAATCCTATTAAAACGCTAGACATACTAAATgcagtctgactaaagtatttgatcttctaaacgaagatctgaggatgacccattcacattcatctttctgtatatttggatttccgaaattgctatttttattttcgcaaatctatttttatttgaacttaTCAACGGCTCGTTTCAAAAAGCATTTGGCTGAActatcaaaatagcgtcgaatgtcaaagggcgagaaaaatgtgcagtcagtccggggctcgaacccggaacccctcgcttacagggcgagtgttCTACAGACTGAGCTATCAGGCTGACTGACAAAGTTCGTACCGTGatatatgatttctctcaaaatacgagggcgtagtcgcgatgtgtttgtcataagaattgtaaatatgaaaaacccaggctaaatatagatttttaaacttctactttcacttacAAAATGTTGagagcaaggctctgattggctagcggaagggtagacagaacgaggctatcaatagcacgtcttcagatcctaagcgtagcgtaattggagatgtactttagtcagattgtactTAATGTATCTTTCAATACTCCTCTAAGTTCGATAGCGGAAATTACTTTTTAATCgcttaatataatatataatatattattacatCAGATTTCAATAAATTCTGCTCATTGCAATCATAGTTATTGCATTCAATTTTTAACAATGTGAAGAATTACtaacaaattaagtaattaatATTATAGTCCAGTTTTCGCAAAATCAGCAAAAATTAATCAAACGCGCTGTACGTCATTTTCGCACTTGCGCTTTACTTTCTGTCACAgaataaatttcataataaaacagacaaaatatagaaaaaagtttcAGTATTTTTGACTGATAACCCTCTTAAAAGTCATTAAAGAATCAAAGGGAATAATCGATAAATTTCACCTGCTGAAGCATTTTTCAGACGTAATTATTTCAAATGTAGTTCGAAATACTTGCCGTATTTAACGCTGTCGGGACAGGTACAGAAACGTTCACTTCTCAATGTATCTTTAGTGATTTCTGTGATAAGCCCACCCTGCGTGGTGcactttaattatatatatatttttttatttgtagccCCCCTTGTTTTTAAAGGCTGTAACAACATGGATGTGATATCAGGACTAGTCAAGGGGAGCAGCGTATCTCATCCTGGTACCCCAGTATGTCCGAACGGTGTACACCAGCCCAGCGAGGCCCTAATTCAAGAATATTGTGGTGCTCCGGCTTTAACTAACTGGATTCCCGGAGAAAAGGTATATCATTTCTGGGCATGAATACTTAAAGAAATCATCCTGAATTATGTACAAGTATTTGTTTCGAAATGTAGAAAGTAGCTTCATGTGCTGTAATTTTGAACCAGATGTTAAAGCAACGTTATTTCTTCTGTGGTgaggaaaatatttattgccgAAGCGGCacaggttcgattcccgactcgagcataattttttcttgatttcacatttttatgcTCCCTGATGGTAGAGTATATACTTGTCGCtttgtctgtccttccgtccgtctgtccatcagtctgtccgtcacacttttgtccggcgtatattttgaaaagtgttaatggcatttgattcaaacttcacataataGAGGGCATTGAGACAAAGTGcggtgtcaaagaatcataacccTTGTTTTACCCCCGCCCTCTTTATCATAataaataaggcttgtccggaacATTACTTGAAAGTATCTAAGGCATTTCATTGAAACGTCATGAAATAATAGAGGCCTTTTACGAAAAGTGcaatgtcaaagaaccataactctaccttatctagtttttgaattatctccctttatccaattttctactttttattatctccatttttttttttttggtttctaatacgttattTCCCATATTGGAACAAGTACATGGATCGGGAGAATCATTCGGTTTTAccagatagtttagaaacaaaatctcatgttcttatgttcataatatgacgaaACGTATATTTGTAAGAAGTATTATTTTAGCCAGATTCTGAGTTAGCCAAACGCTAGTTGAAACGCGTCGTCTGATTGgtttaaatataaattgtttggcggaaataaaaaatagcaacattggaaatccgattatacagaagatgaatttgaataGGCTGTTTTTATATCTAACTTTTAGGAAGATcgagaactttagtcagatttgattcaaagctatatgcctatTTTTAGGTCCTGGAGAACTGTCCCCGTATCCCCAGTTACACGGCGATAGCTGCCATAACACCAGTGTTCGGTGGCGCCACCGTCGCCGGTGTTTTTATAAAATGTGAAATAGGCGGATTTCAGGTAAACTATCTGTATCATTTTTGTCTgtacaataatatttacattagtCATATGCTCAGTGCATATTCAGTTCGAATAAAACAATACTTTTTATCTGTCTAATTCAGTCTCCGTGTACAGTTTTATAACCATATAGAACTTTACTCTGTTTGAAAATCCGTCATATCAAGATAGTGTCGTTACTGAGACAGCACACATTTTAATTGATCACACTTACAAATATATGTAACAATGACTTCCTGATATCAACTAAACTTCATTGTACATGGTTCAATTACCCTTTTgcttgctggcagcaagtgattttgctttgcgaccagtgcagaccgagatcagcctgcacatccgtgcggTTTGATCATGGTTTTCACTGATCGCtgttaagtcagtaaattttcagtaaacacccctttgataaacaagtcgTACTGCCTGATTTGAAAAATGGACCAGtcttttatagaaatttagcagagtgaAGGTTAACACACTAATAGTAATACTGTCTCTGTAAAGTTATTTTGCATAAACAACTTAATGATTTCATTCTTACAATTGTACAATATTGCCAATCGCTGTTACGATGAAGTGCGGGCGAAAGTAGACATTCCCTTATCAAAATACAAGTAATTTAAGAGCGGTTTGTCCATTAAGTATATTTATAGTATTTCGTTCTGGACGGTAAGCGTGCTTTCAAACGAAATATATATCAACAGCTCTAACAATCTAACAAAGACCCTTTCTCTAATTGATCAGTAAAGTAATTTCGTCACAgatatactttttgacaacaaacTGATTTGATATGCAGCTATAGCAGTATACCAAATGATATTACAAACCTATATCTAAATAAAAGGAGAATGTAATTATGGCGCTTCATTAATGCTTCTAAAAGGTACTGTACTTTAGTGTGATGGcaattttttaccaatttgattACCGATCATTTGTATACTCTGTATAGCAATGGAAGCATTGTTATATAGCAGCAAAGTTATTTTTATGCACTGTTTAAAGTCTTAATATATAAGTGATAACATTACATACATTTGGAAAATGCATCGTTTCGAATGAATATTTGAAAGTTAAGGTTATCAATGAGAAAATTAAAATCATGAACCAACGGGCTCGGATATCTACAAATACCTCCGGCTTTTAAAGAAAGAAGGCCAAAAATCGTGTTATTTCTACACACAGGGCACGCCCTTCTGCCCGGAAAAATACTCGTATGAAAGCAACATCGATAACAAAAGGTTCATCAAAATATCGATAACCCGCCTAAACCGATGAAATTGCTTAAATTATCTACTATCAcactttttattttgtcaaatttttctatttttaggcggCTATCCAAACATGCGGATCTCAGCTAAGAGTTTACCATGTGTCGACAAACTCTACCTCAGATATCCCAAGTGCTGATAAGTTTGTTTTAGTCAATTAAagtaataatattaaaacatttgacaagATCAACTGGTTTCTCctactgaaatgaaatgaaattgcatttctttattgaatacaAATATGTAAGATTTGTCCGATTTGTAATGAATACAAACACTTCATAGTCAAATCTTTCATctttatctgtatttttttccaaattaaccAGTGCGTTAACTATATCGCTTTAGTTCTTAACATTTCTGCTCTTCTTCTCCACACTGACTTCTACTTTCAGGTTATATTCAGTTCTTCTTCTCATCTCCtataatcatcatcatttgcTCTACAATACTCCTTATTCTTATTCGTAATATAGTCCTGTCTTAACGCTAAGGTTGTCTAGgattatttgtattttaacttCAAAACTGTTCGCGAAAAGGTTTACTGTTAGCAAGTACACAAGAACAAATAAAACATCTAGTTTGTAAACAGGTGACTGAAAAATGTGCACCATAAGCATTAATGATACataaacaaatgagccgcactatgagaaaaccaacatagtgcgtttgcgaccggcatggatccagaccagcctgcgcatttcaaagcctattgcacttagagaaaccgttagcgaacagcatggatcctgaccagactgtgcggatgcgcaggctggtctggatccatgctggtcgcaaacgcactatgttggtttcctcatggtgcggctcaaatactaGAAACTGCTATTTTAAGTGAGCAAAGATAGAGAACAGCAAGAacgtttaacaaaataataactgTTTCGGAAGAAATGATGAAATTGTTTTTCCAAAACAGTAACGAGTTGTCATGTAAACTATAAGTCCGTTGCAAATAAACAGGGATTTGTTTCCTCGGATCGGTATGCTATGATATTGGAAAGAAAGAAGCCTTCGTCGCCCCCTCCCCCATATACCCCACCCCACTGGTAAAAAtggcattttcaatttttatgtaaGCCAGGTCCTGTTTATATTTCATTGTAGACCTATACCTGagattttggtagcattttcaaggagattttttgCTTTTagggaaatgtaaacaaacctaatTACACATGTGTTTATATCCACATTTTTGCTGTCAGtgtggaagatattccatagtgttgacctgccagacaaaaatctctcttagatGATACATGtaccctacttttcttggtgttttttgtGGTTtaaggtcatttaagaacataagacTAGTAAACGTTTAACATTTTGCCTGGCTATATAACAGCGTACAGAAGATATAGCAATTTATTTACTAGCGTATACCTTGCAAGTATAACAACAACATAGACCAGTGAAATTTGTCCAGACCTatgttttttatgatattttggtcGGATTTTGGTAGAAATGAACATTTCATCGCAATTTGCTgcaaaatttgtaaacaaaatccaAAAGTAACATTTTCACTATTTTG
Protein-coding sequences here:
- the LOC123548371 gene encoding uncharacterized protein LOC123548371, whose translation is MMKAVVLFITVFMTAHVPVVGGTKLCRHCDSVRGPKECRHFKNCDELCVTNVQDIGGEYIFSYHCGPHEDCSKDAHYHLHNNEPVVCRECCHHTGCDQNSCSQYFETAKTTPTPTTTTKTITSTPATTRTTTTPTTTTTKVTTQAPLVFKGCNNMDVISGLVKGSSVSHPGTPVCPNGVHQPSEALIQEYCGAPALTNWIPGEKVLENCPRIPSYTAIAAITPVFGGATVAGVFIKCEIGGFQAAIQTCGSQLRVYHVSTNSTSDIPSADKFVLVN